One genomic region from Xenopus laevis strain J_2021 chromosome 2L, Xenopus_laevis_v10.1, whole genome shotgun sequence encodes:
- the bclaf3.L gene encoding BCLAF1 and THRAP3 family member 3: MAKSRSRSPSWKHRQPTYRSPENQRQMHFQDQFSQDNGFRRNSRRPVHWEEGRNRHNNTRAPNFNRFNDKPYEQNSFSTNARKSPVDKFEREKRIYSPERHRDNKSPIKKFDREKKIYSPDRHRHNNKSPVDKFEREKRIYSPERHRDNNTRFAPTRYPGEAPYRDNDNGYYHRNQEHNMHDSNDFRVGRREDDFHGPYHSENDWEWSNDQGHWNQQSQNNEPMPPPRRHSQEFGERNSFNKRFPEDQDFLEQEQPFKRLRENERSDFREQHRNSHWKADHTFHPYDKDWPKDMNLGDPRPFVHRTNTGEFKKIEYDYSHRSPNYAGKEQNSLDVRDHKYNRHDERSHNRTRNSHHDKPLDDHFKDSGTKMTERIPESSNKYSSKSCQNFSNDSYKHVKGRPPSPRQNDRKEDDLRKESPSPHTWKDKTPTTTDPKASPKTIPAEETIMVSLALKNPADKYRDGVSPTDRQMSQDLVATGRKEPFHTVFKHLGSSNDITPSGPKTEFTKEIITIIHEVKANHFKSTDLTLHERFSNLKGTDSIQDSSLNITVPQTNPAIHRRIDISLEDLQSKSLNKRIEAPPVSHRVIEDPNDLRHDIERRRKKRLQSEEDGGTDVNFRERTQKHQAGDFQNSSKLSRPSFQKQTGRQPASYFRGNPNHYNSQNFENTDGIRRPYKGH; the protein is encoded by the exons ATGGCAAAATCACGATCAAGATCTCCCAGTTGGAAACACAG GCAACCAACATATAGAAGTCCTGAAAACCAGAGGCAAATGCACTTTCAGGATCAGTTCAGTCAAGACAACGGTTTTAGAAGAAATTCTAGGAGACCTGTACACTGGGAAGAAGGAAGAAACCGACATAACAACACAAGGGCACCAAATTTTAATAGGTTTAATGATAAACCTTATGAGCAGAATTCCTTCTCTACAAATGCAAGAAAATCACCTGTGGACAAATTTGAGCGAGAAAAAAGGATATACTCCCCAGAGAGGCACAGAGATAACAAATCTCCTATCAAAAAATTTGatagagaaaaaaagatttactCTCCGGATAGGCACAGGCATAATAATAAATCTCCTGTGGACAAATTTGAGCGAGAAAAAAGGATATACTCCCCAGAGAGGCACAGGGATAACAATACAAGATTTGCACCTACGAGGTATCCAGGAGAAGCACCTTACAGAGACAATGATAACGGTTATTATCACAGAAATCAAGAGCATAATATGcatgattcaaatgattttagagTAGGCAGAAGAGAGGATGACTTTCATGGACCGTATCATAGTGAAAACGATTGGGAATGGTCCAATGATCAAGGTCACTGGAACCAACAAAGTCAAAATAATGAGCCTATGCCACCACCAAGGAGACACTCTCAGGAATTTGGTGAAAGGAATTCTTTTAATAAAAG GTTTCCCGAGGATCAAGATTTCCTAGAGCAGGAACAACCTTTTAAAAGGCTTAGAGAGAATGAGAGGTCTGACTTCAGAGAGCAACACAGAAATTCCCACTGGAAAGCCGATCATACATTTCATCCTTATGACAAGGACTGGCCAAAGGACATGAACCTTGGTGATCCCCGTCCTTTCGTtcacaggacaaacactggagagttcaaaaaaattgaatatgacTATAGTCATAGATCCCCTAACTATGCTGGCAAAGAACAAAACTCCCTTGATGTCCGTGATCACAAATACAACCGGCACGATGAGAGAAGCCATAATCGTACCAGAAATTCTCATCATGATAAACCACTGGACGATCATTTCAAAGACAGCGGCACCAAAATGACTGAAAGAATTCCAGAATCATCTAATAAATACAGTTCAAAAAGCTGTCAAAATTTTAGCAATGATTCATACAAACATGTAAAAGGGAGACCTCCAAGTCCCAGACAAAATGATAGAAAAGAAGATGATTTAAGAAAGGAATCGCCCTCTCCTCATACCTGGAAAGACAAAACTCCTACAACCACAGACCCAAAGGCATCACCGAAGACCATACCTGCAGAGGAAACAATCATGGTCAGTTTGGCTTTGAAGAACCCAGCGGATAAGTATAG AGATGGCGTAAGCCCCACTGACAGACAGATGTCTCAGGATTTAGTAGCCACTGGTAGAAAAGAGCCCTTTCACACAGTGTTTAAGCACCTCGGGAGCTCCAATGACATTACACCCAGTGGACCGAAAACTGAATTTACTAAGGAAATTATAACAATCATTCATGAAGTAAAAG CAAACCATTTTAAGTCCACTGACTTAACACTTCATGAGCGCTTCTCCAATTTGAAGGGCACTGACAGTATTCAAGATTCATCCTTAAATATTACTGTACCACAGACCAATCCAGCGATACATAG gagaATTGATATCTCACTCGAAGACCTTCAGAGCAAATCTCTTAACAAAAGAATAGAAGCTCCTCCG GTAAGCCACAGAGTGATTGAAGACCCAAATGATTTACGACATGATATAGAGCGGAGGAGGAAAAAGAGACTGCAGAGTGAAGAAGATGGTGGAACGGATGTCAACTTTAGAGAGAG aacacaAAAGCATCAAGCTGGAGATTTTCAGAATTCTTCAAAGTTGAGCAGACCTTCTTTCCAAAAACAAACAGGCCGACAGCCG GCTTCCTACTTCAGAGGAAACCCCAATCACTACAATTCACAAAACTTTGAAAATACAGATGGAATCAGAAGGCCCTATAAG GGGCACTGA